The genomic DNA GTGCGATCTGACATCTGCTACCGACACGGAACAGGTATTCAGGGAAGTGGGAGCAAGCGTGTTTTCAAGCGGAGCCGACACGATTTATGTGATTCAGAATGCCGGCTTGGTCACCCCCATCAATCCGTCCGGACAAGTGGATGCCGGGAGCTTGGAAGCAAGTGTTCACGTGAATCTCCTTGCTCCCATGATCGTCCTCAATGAGATGATCTCCGCGTCTGAGGGCAAATCTGGACAGATGCTGATCGTCAATGTCAGTTCAGGTGCAGGAAGCAGGCCTGTGTATGGGTGGAGTACGTACTGCTCCACCAAGGCAGGACTCAATATGCTGACGGAAACCGTGAGCCTGGAGCTATCGACTTCAGGACGGGATCATAAGGTTATTTCCTTCAGCCCGGGTGTCATGGATACAGATATGCAGGGAGAAATCCGTTCCTCCTCACAGGAAGCTTTTGTAGAAGTAGAGAAGTTCAAACGCTACAAGGAAGAGGGGACCCTTCGCAGCGCTAAGACGGTTGCGGATGCACTGGTGAATTTGATCACGGAAACAGAAGTGGAAAGCGGTAACCTTTATCACATCAATGATCTTGTATAATTGGACACAAAAAAGCCCCGGGCTCTGGTCGATACCAGCATCCCGGGGCTTTTCCCATTGAATTATGATTGTACCGGCTCTGTAGAACGAGCTTTCCTGCGGGTGAAACGAGGCAGGGCGAATTTGATCGCCACCAGGCCACAAATCGCCGTCAAGATCGGGTAGAACGCATACGGAAGGATGCTCAGCGGCGAAATGCCGGCTGTTTCAGCTACAAGAAGCATCTGGGCACCGTATGGAATCAAACCTTGTACGGCACATGAGAAGATATCGAGGATACTCGCTGTCTTCCGGTTGTCCACACCGTATTCATCACTGATTGATTTGGCAAGAGGCCCGGCAATGATGATGGAGATGGTATTATTGGCGGTGCACAGGTTCGTGGATGCCACGAGTCCCGCAGTGGAGTATTGCGCGCCTTTGGATGAACCGACCTTCCTCGTTACAAGATAGAGAAGCGCCTGGATCCCGCCATTGTGACGGATCAGTTCCACCACTCCTCCGATCAGGATCGATAGGAAGGCGATCTCGCCCATTCCGAGCATACCATCGGCAATGCTGCCGAAATAGCTTGTCGGTGTGAAGCTTCCGTCGATGAATCCGATGATTCCTGAAAGCAGGATGCCGCCGAATAAGACGGCAAATACGTTCAATCCCGAGAGGGCACCGATGATGACGGCAAGATACGGAAGGATCTTCACGATGGAATAACTTCCGGCGTCGACGGACGACTGGTTGCCAAGCGTCACGAAGAACAGGGCAATGATGGTGATGATGGCAGCAGGCAGGACGATGAAGAAATTGACTTTGAACTTATCTTTCATCTCCGTTTTCTGCGTACGGACGGCCGCGATGGTCGTATCCGAAATAAAGGAAAGATTGTCACCGAACATGGATCCACCGACAACGGTCGCCATGGCTAGCGGAAGGGAAATATCCGTTCCTGAGCTGATTCCGACACCGATAGGGGCAAGGGCCGCAATCGTCCCCATGGACGTCCCCATGGCCAGTGAGATGAAGGCGGCGATCACAAACAGCCCGACAATCAAGAGATTTTCCGGAATGACGGATAGGGCGAAGTTGACCGTTGAATCAACGGCACCCATTTTTTCAGCCACACCTGAGAAAGCGCCAGCCGATAAGAAGATCAAGACCATGATCATGATATCGAGGTTACCCGCTCCTTTGGCGAAGCGTTCAACCTTCACATTGAGGCTGTCCTTCCGGTTCATGGCCAATGCCACGACAGCAGCGATGATGATCGCCACGAGTACGGGGAAGGAATAGAAGTCCCCTGAAATGATACCTGCCCCAAGGAACAGGGCAACGAATATGAGTAATGGTAATAATGCCAGTAGATTGCCTTTTTCCTGATTCATGTTGTGCACTCCTTTTAGATGATATGTTGCGCATAAAATAAAAAACCTCTTCAAATAAGAAGAGGTTTCATGAAAACGAAACACCCTTCTTATCTTTCAAGCCGGTGGCTTGCTGGATGTGGCACAGCACTCGTTTGGACGAGTCCGCTGCCGAGACATCATAGGGCCAGTCCCTCCGTCTCTCTGGATAAGAAGATTTTACGTTATGCAGTTATGTTTAAGATACTTTCATACTTTAATGGGTTTCATCCTAAATGTCAAACGGGAAAATTTTCATCCGTATCAAGCAAACGCATACATATTTTCAAGAAGAACACAGTTAGGATTGTAACTGGAATAAACCAGATGATATAATCAGACAATGGAAAAATAAGGGGGTTCGCAACCCTCGACAAACAGGAGAGATGACCGTATGAAGAAGCGATATTGGCTGCTGGCATTGAGTATGTGTCTGCTACTGGTGGGGTGTTCTCAAGGGAAGGGAAATGGTTCATCCCAGTTGACGTTGGAACCGTATGACCTGAGTGATAAGGAAGAAAAGGTGGTTGCCGCTACAGGGAGAGGTTCCATGTTCTTCTTTACCCTGGATGGAACCCTGGCAAAGGATATGGATCTTGAAAGGACCATAGAAGTGTATGAAAAAGGGAAGCTCGTAAGCGATGAGCCGTTCCAATACGACGAAGAAGCGAAAAAGTATAAACACTCCCTGAACTCCTTCGGCATGGAAAGCTCTGAAAAGGATCTGCAGATTTTTAATGGGAGCGAAAGCACCTTTATCACTATGGAGGAAGACCCCATACCTGAAGAAAGTGGAAGTAGTGCATCCTCCTTGTTAACAGAAAAAGTGGAGCTCAAGAAAGATAAGCCTGTGTATATTTACGGAATGGCTACTTCTAAAAACAACGGGGATTCCGTAGGTATTGGATTGGAAGATGGGAAACCTGTCGGTGGCTTCAAAAAATCCGACAAGGCTTATATCTATAAAATCACCTTGGTGGACCGTAAATCTGAATAATTTTCAGAATAAAGATTATTTTATTAGAATAATAGGTTTTAAATCTTTTGACTGGTGGTACAAGAAAGATATATATCACATATAGGATTCGAGCGTTAACAACTTTCATGTAAAAGGGGAGTCTATTATGGATAATACCTTCGTCTACTCAAAAGAATATGCCAACCTTGGCGACATTATAGAATTCAAAAGGAAAAAGCACGTCCTGCAAGGTGTCGTGACGACCCTAAGGGAGAATACGGTCATCGTGCGCATGGATAAGGAGTCAGCGGAGAAGCTGGACCTTCCCGATGATCAAACCGTGGTTGCCCATAAGAACTATGCCATCATCGAGCGGGCCGAAAACGGCACGAATCCGGTCTTCGTCTACGATGGCTGGAACAGTGCGTTGAAGGCGTAAATAGTATATAAGAAAAATCCCCCGGCGCTAAAATGAGCGTCCGGGGGATTTTCTTTGAGTTGTTCAAGTGATAAGGTGAAGCATGCAGAGCTGTGCATGCTTCACCTTCGCCTCGGGTCATCTCCGGTTTGCGTACTCCCTCACCATTTCTTCCGTCACGGTCTTGCGCTGGGGTACGACGCCCTGCCTTGCAAGGGCATTGATCTCCTGGGTGACATGATTGATGCGGTCGGTGGTGAATGGCTTTCCGGCTTCGCATAATGTAAGGGCTTCTTCGATGGCCTGTTCCCTCGATTCATCAAGCTTCATGAACTCCTTCACGAGGCTGTGCTGCTTGCTTGAATGCTTTGTGATGTCCTTGTGTACGCTCATGCCCTCATCCCTCTTTCGATTGGTATATGTCTCATTATGCTTGTTTTTCGCAGCGGTGGCAATGGTTACAGGATCGGGGAGAGGAGCCGGGATATGGACTCCTTGAATTTGATCATGAGAGGTCGGCGGTGATAGTCCTCGAGGGTCAATTCTCTGCTCAATTTCCTGTCTTCCATGAAGGAGCGGCTGAGCTCACGTGAAAGCTTCCGGTCATAAAGAAAGGCATTCACCTCAAAGTTCAGGCGGAAGCTCCTCACGTCGATATTGGCTGTGCCGACCGATGACAGTTCATCATCCACTACGATCGTCTTCGCGTGGATGAAGCCGTTATCGTAAATGAAGATCCTTGCCCCTGCCTTCAATAATTCCCCCACATATGAGTAAGTCGCCCAGTAAACAAACATGTGATCAGGCTTGTTCGGGATCATGATCCGGACGTCTTTCCCGGTGAGTGCAGCGATGCGCAGGGAATCCAAGAGACTTTCATCCGGGATGAAATAGGGTGTCTGGATGTAGATCGAGTGCTTGGCCGATGAAATCATCTTCAAGTATCCGTTCTTGATCTGCTCCCATTCTGAATCAGGTCCCGAGGTGACAATCTGGATCCCCGTCGAGCCGCTGAAGGAAGCGGTCGGGAAGTATTTTCCCTCATAGGAGATCTTCCTTGATTTTGTGGCCTGGTTCCAGTCCAGGATGAAGCGTGTCTGCATGGCGAGGGAGGCGCTGCCGATCACCCGGAGATGCGTGTCCCTCCAGTATCCGAACTTTGGATCCAAGCCGAGGTATTCATCGCCGACGTTGAATCCGCCCACGTACCCTACCTTCCCGTCGATGATGACGAGTTTGCGGTGATTCCGGTAGTTGAGGCGCAGGTTCACAAACGGGATCTTCGACGGGAAGAAGACTGCGACTTCCCCTCCGACCGCCGTCAGATGCCTGAAGAAACGGGGCCTTGTCCGTCTTGAGCCCATCTCATCATAAAGGATGCGGACCTCAATGCCCTGTTTCGCCTTCTCGATGAGCTTATCCACGATTTTTTTGCCGAGCTGATCTTTTTTGAAGATATAATATTGAATATGAATATGGCTCCTTGCCTGTTCGATGTCGCGCAAGAGGGCTTCGAACTTCTCCTGCCCGTCTGTATAGACCGTAACATCATTGTCCTGGGTCAGCAGGGCGTCATTGTTGATGAGATGCATATAGATGAGGTCCTGATGGGGAGAAATTTCTCTGTGCCTGAAAGGGAGGGATCGTTCCCTCAGAGATCGGGTTTGTTCGATCAAGAGGTCCTCGATCCCGATCTTTTTGATTCCTTCCCAATCGAAGAGGCGTTTCCTGGTCATGTTTTGTCCGAAAATCAAATAAAGGATGAAGCCGAGATACGGAATATAAAAGAGAACCATGAGCCAAGCCCATGTCGCCCCGGCATTTCTCCTTTCAAGGAAGACGATGATGGAAGCGAGCACCAGGTTGAAGAAGAATAAAACCCCTAAGAGGATGGAAAGAATGTGCATGCTTTTTCTCCTTTTCAAACCAACTAATGGTAATATATTGTAGTGTACGAGTTATAGTATGTCCGGATCAGAAAGAAGGTGAACAGATGAAGTATGCTTTCATACGGACGATGCTGATGGCAGGTCTCTGGGCGTTTTGGATAACAGAAGCATATACGGGTCTTGAATCCCTTATCACCCTTATCATCCTGTCCGCCTTGTCCATAGCCCTGTTCTTCTTGGTGCCGTTGATGAAAATCCCCCAGATTAGCTATATGCTTCAGCTACTATTGGTGATGGTCGGAACCATCATCACCCATTATACACCACTCATCATGTGGG from Rossellomorea marisflavi includes the following:
- a CDS encoding (S)-benzoin forming benzil reductase, which produces MKMAIVTGATRGLGEAIASGLVEKGVGLINISRRDNENLKAMATDAGVTYSFHPCDLTSATDTEQVFREVGASVFSSGADTIYVIQNAGLVTPINPSGQVDAGSLEASVHVNLLAPMIVLNEMISASEGKSGQMLIVNVSSGAGSRPVYGWSTYCSTKAGLNMLTETVSLELSTSGRDHKVISFSPGVMDTDMQGEIRSSSQEAFVEVEKFKRYKEEGTLRSAKTVADALVNLITETEVESGNLYHINDLV
- a CDS encoding Na+/H+ antiporter NhaC family protein; protein product: MNQEKGNLLALLPLLIFVALFLGAGIISGDFYSFPVLVAIIIAAVVALAMNRKDSLNVKVERFAKGAGNLDIMIMVLIFLSAGAFSGVAEKMGAVDSTVNFALSVIPENLLIVGLFVIAAFISLAMGTSMGTIAALAPIGVGISSGTDISLPLAMATVVGGSMFGDNLSFISDTTIAAVRTQKTEMKDKFKVNFFIVLPAAIITIIALFFVTLGNQSSVDAGSYSIVKILPYLAVIIGALSGLNVFAVLFGGILLSGIIGFIDGSFTPTSYFGSIADGMLGMGEIAFLSILIGGVVELIRHNGGIQALLYLVTRKVGSSKGAQYSTAGLVASTNLCTANNTISIIIAGPLAKSISDEYGVDNRKTASILDIFSCAVQGLIPYGAQMLLVAETAGISPLSILPYAFYPILTAICGLVAIKFALPRFTRRKARSTEPVQS
- a CDS encoding DUF2187 family protein — its product is MDNTFVYSKEYANLGDIIEFKRKKHVLQGVVTTLRENTVIVRMDKESAEKLDLPDDQTVVAHKNYAIIERAENGTNPVFVYDGWNSALKA
- a CDS encoding YpbS family protein; amino-acid sequence: MSVHKDITKHSSKQHSLVKEFMKLDESREQAIEEALTLCEAGKPFTTDRINHVTQEINALARQGVVPQRKTVTEEMVREYANRR
- the cls gene encoding cardiolipin synthase, translating into MHILSILLGVLFFFNLVLASIIVFLERRNAGATWAWLMVLFYIPYLGFILYLIFGQNMTRKRLFDWEGIKKIGIEDLLIEQTRSLRERSLPFRHREISPHQDLIYMHLINNDALLTQDNDVTVYTDGQEKFEALLRDIEQARSHIHIQYYIFKKDQLGKKIVDKLIEKAKQGIEVRILYDEMGSRRTRPRFFRHLTAVGGEVAVFFPSKIPFVNLRLNYRNHRKLVIIDGKVGYVGGFNVGDEYLGLDPKFGYWRDTHLRVIGSASLAMQTRFILDWNQATKSRKISYEGKYFPTASFSGSTGIQIVTSGPDSEWEQIKNGYLKMISSAKHSIYIQTPYFIPDESLLDSLRIAALTGKDVRIMIPNKPDHMFVYWATYSYVGELLKAGARIFIYDNGFIHAKTIVVDDELSSVGTANIDVRSFRLNFEVNAFLYDRKLSRELSRSFMEDRKLSRELTLEDYHRRPLMIKFKESISRLLSPIL